The DNA sequence AATTACTTTCGATTTTAATAATCGTATAGATAACTTTTGGGTCAATATTATAATAATTTGCAATTCTTTCTATCTTTTCAGCAAGTCCTCCGCCTATACTCTCAGCAAACAAAAACGAAATTGATAAAAATATAAGAATACTCTTTTTCATCATACTCCTTAGTTCTTAAATTGAAAACCAACTTTTCCGTCGCTATCCGTTCCACTATCTACAAACGCATTTGTCGCATCAGCCGAATAATCAACCGATGAGGCTTTTCTATCAACATTTTGTAGATATTGATAAAAATTTCTTTTAATATCTGTCGAAATTAAATCTTCAATCATTTGTTTATTGCCTTTATAATTGCTACAATCAACATACATATAAAAAATATTGTTCGTATCGGTTGATAAAGGCTCCCTTAGATAAATATAACACCCGTCCGCACTTATGCTATTAAGTACGTCAAGCTTATAAATATAACTTTTAGGGTCCGTTCCCCCAACCGAATATGCTTTTTCCCAACCGATACATTTTACAGCTCTTTGAGCGGTGAGTCCCGTATAGCTATTATCATTACTACAATACCCTCCCGTTCCGTTCGGGTAACCCGTTGTAGCGTCTAAAAGAGCACTACTGACAAATACGTTCATTTTGCTTAAGAATTCATTGTCGTATTTTTCCTTTTGGCTATCGAGAAATTTTTGTAAGCCGATATAAGCAACAAATGAAGCAACTATTAGAGCTATAATTATTTCAATCATTGAAAACGCTTTTCTCATTTTTTACTCCTCTATTCAAGTTCTTTTAAAACGTTTGAAATTAGAAAATTAGTTTTTTCTTTTTGAGAAAAATCAAACTTGTAAAATTTGTAATAAGGATATTTCTTTTTCAACTCATCAATAGATTTTTGAGAAATTTCTCTTTCATCGAAAAAAAACAAAATCGGTTGAGAGAGTTTATTTGTAATAACAAACTTACAATTCTCTTTATTAGGAAATCCCAAATCATTTCTGAGATTAACATTTACAAGTAATGAATAAGGCTCCTGCTTATTCTTTAACATAGTAAGAATTTTTCTAAAAAAATAAACAAGAGCCGCATCTTCTAAAATAATTTTATTATTTTTCTTTCTCCCGACTTCTAAACCAAAAATTATTAAGGTAACAACAAAAGCAAACAAAAAAATAAGTAATAATCTAAAATCTACACACTGCATAATTCCCCTTTACTGCACCGAATTTATAAGCGTATCAATCTCTTTTTGGGCGATATCGTCTCTAAAATCGAGACTTGAAATATAAGCCGCTTTTAAAACGAGACTGATATTTTGATTAGTTTTTTTCTTTTCAATCTCTTTTTTTGCCATTAAATCCGTTACTTGTGCCGAATAAACAATCGACTTATATTTCACATCCGTTCTCTTGCTAACGGGTAGTAAATTTAGTCTATCTTGCGTTGGGGCGTATTGATAAAATTTGCTTTTAGCGTTAAGAATTAAGAGCTTATTAGCATAATACATATCATACGCCTGATTAACAACATTGAAGATATTCTTAATTTCAGGGCTATTAACAACATTTTGCCACTCTTTTGACTCAATAGCCCTTATTTCAGATAAGGTATTTCCTGAAATATTAACAAATTTTTCCGTCAATTGAGAGGTAACTTCCTCATAAATTCCGAGATAATCAG is a window from the Caminibacter pacificus genome containing:
- a CDS encoding type II secretion system protein, encoding MRKAFSMIEIIIALIVASFVAYIGLQKFLDSQKEKYDNEFLSKMNVFVSSALLDATTGYPNGTGGYCSNDNSYTGLTAQRAVKCIGWEKAYSVGGTDPKSYIYKLDVLNSISADGCYIYLREPLSTDTNNIFYMYVDCSNYKGNKQMIEDLISTDIKRNFYQYLQNVDRKASSVDYSADATNAFVDSGTDSDGKVGFQFKN